One genomic window of Deltaproteobacteria bacterium HGW-Deltaproteobacteria-6 includes the following:
- a CDS encoding thioredoxin domain-containing protein — MTYNRLKDEKSPYLLQHARNPVDWYPWGAEAFEKARREDKPVFLSIGYSTCHWCHVMERESFEDADVAELLNDTFVNIKVDREERPDIDAVYMKVCQIMTKSGGWPLTIMMTPDKKPFFAATYIPRETKYGRVGLLEMIPEVKTLWQTRREDVLSTSSEIIQLLKRPMTGNSRDVSEEILQRAYQSLLMSYDRAVGGFGHSPKFPTPHNFFFLLCCWKRTGEAQALQMVEHTLKNMRCGGIYDQIGFGFHRYSTDAQWIVPHFEKMLYDQALMAMAYTEIYQATGKKEYEMAAREIFTYVLRDMTDAQGGFYCAEDADSEGIEGKFYLWSENEIRSVLAKEDADLFLSHYRHMSDRSVQGMQEIPAGHFIPHLKPLSSGGTEDWLPELSGKMEAIRKKLFAVREKRVHPHKDDKILTDWNALMIAALARAAQVFDEPAYTGAALRAMNFIVQSLHTDEGRLLHRYREGQGSIAANIDDYSFMIWALLELYETTFETKHLFKALEYQSHLLAYFRDDQNGGFFFTSSDAEELLMRPKELYDGAIPSGNSIAFVNTLRLSRITGDVEMDERAHEVYRAFCGEADAMPTAFTQFLCGLDFAIGPASEVIIAGNLENSDTKSLLKVLRSHYVPNKIVVFRPESSAHPDIETIAPFVQSHASVNGQATAYVCSNFTCSLPTTDPQQMMELLNKK, encoded by the coding sequence ATGACCTATAATCGATTGAAAGATGAAAAAAGTCCGTACCTGCTGCAGCATGCCCGGAATCCGGTGGACTGGTATCCCTGGGGTGCAGAAGCGTTTGAAAAGGCGCGACGCGAAGACAAGCCCGTCTTTCTTTCCATCGGCTATTCCACCTGTCACTGGTGCCACGTGATGGAACGCGAATCGTTTGAAGACGCGGATGTGGCGGAACTTCTCAATGACACATTTGTGAATATTAAAGTTGACCGCGAAGAGCGTCCGGATATTGATGCGGTCTATATGAAAGTATGTCAGATCATGACAAAGAGCGGCGGCTGGCCTTTGACCATTATGATGACGCCGGACAAAAAACCTTTCTTTGCCGCAACCTATATCCCCAGGGAAACAAAATATGGCCGGGTGGGCCTGCTGGAGATGATTCCGGAAGTTAAAACGCTGTGGCAGACGAGACGCGAGGATGTTCTTTCCACCTCATCGGAAATAATCCAGCTTCTGAAGCGGCCGATGACCGGCAACTCACGGGATGTCAGCGAAGAAATATTGCAGCGGGCCTATCAATCTTTATTGATGAGTTACGACAGAGCAGTTGGCGGTTTCGGCCATTCGCCGAAGTTCCCAACACCTCACAATTTCTTTTTTTTACTGTGCTGCTGGAAGCGGACCGGTGAGGCGCAGGCTTTGCAAATGGTGGAACACACGCTAAAAAATATGCGGTGCGGCGGGATTTATGATCAGATCGGCTTCGGCTTTCACCGCTATTCAACGGATGCCCAATGGATCGTTCCGCATTTTGAAAAGATGCTCTATGATCAGGCGTTGATGGCCATGGCCTATACTGAAATCTATCAGGCGACGGGGAAAAAAGAATACGAAATGGCAGCCCGTGAAATCTTTACCTATGTATTGCGCGATATGACGGATGCTCAAGGTGGTTTTTACTGCGCCGAAGATGCGGACAGCGAAGGTATTGAAGGAAAATTTTATCTGTGGTCGGAAAATGAGATCCGCAGCGTCCTTGCAAAAGAAGATGCGGATTTGTTTCTGTCTCACTACAGGCACATGAGCGACAGGTCTGTGCAGGGGATGCAGGAAATTCCCGCCGGTCACTTTATCCCGCATCTCAAACCATTATCAAGCGGAGGCACAGAGGATTGGTTACCGGAATTGTCAGGCAAAATGGAGGCCATCCGGAAAAAACTATTTGCCGTTCGTGAAAAAAGGGTGCACCCGCATAAGGACGACAAGATTCTGACCGACTGGAATGCTCTGATGATTGCGGCGCTGGCCCGCGCCGCGCAAGTTTTTGATGAGCCGGCTTATACCGGAGCCGCGCTTCGCGCGATGAATTTTATTGTTCAATCTCTGCATACCGATGAAGGCCGGCTGTTGCACCGCTACCGGGAAGGGCAGGGATCCATCGCGGCGAATATCGATGATTATTCTTTCATGATCTGGGCGCTCCTGGAACTCTACGAGACGACATTTGAAACAAAACATCTGTTCAAAGCCCTGGAGTACCAGTCTCACTTGTTAGCTTACTTCCGGGATGATCAAAACGGAGGATTCTTTTTTACCTCCAGTGATGCGGAAGAACTTTTGATGCGCCCGAAAGAACTCTATGACGGCGCCATTCCGTCAGGCAATTCAATAGCGTTTGTTAATACGCTGCGCTTGTCGCGAATCACCGGGGATGTCGAGATGGACGAAAGAGCGCACGAAGTTTACAGAGCTTTTTGCGGAGAGGCGGATGCAATGCCGACGGCTTTTACCCAATTTCTCTGCGGACTGGACTTTGCCATCGGTCCGGCGAGCGAAGTGATCATCGCCGGGAATCTGGAGAATTCGGACACGAAGTCGCTGTTGAAGGTTTTAAGAAGCCATTATGTGCCCAATAAGATCGTTGTTTTCCGCCCCGAGAGTTCAGCCCATCCCGATATTGAAACCATTGCTCCGTTTGTGCAGTCTCATGCCAGCGTCAACGGTCAGGCGACCGCTTATGTCTGTTCGAACTTTACCTGTTCGCTGCCGACAACTGATCCGCAACAGATGATGGAATTGTTGAATAAAAAGTAG
- a CDS encoding long-chain fatty acid--CoA ligase, which produces MAIFEYGEYSSKYEAPDNIVDIFENSASRYANNLLMGEKDGTGVYQWVTYSQIAARVNNLRAGLSSIGVKAGDTIGIIANNRKEWLIGEIATQGLGAAYVPMYEKELVSMWKYIIKDAEIKILFVSKPEILEKVKDFPAEIPTLKQIFLIEGSGENTMAALEKKGAEKPVPSIHPKYSDVAVLIYTSGTTGEPKGVLLSHGNLAENVKAGLAWFLNLTEKSRCISMLPWAHSFGITADLHAFILRGGSIGIMGSVETLIDDLPKIQPTFMITVPRIFNKVYNGVWARMREEGGLKLKLFEAALAAAKLKRETGKAGLKYKILDTIVLKKIRARFGGCLENAVTGSAPMNVEIAKFFIDVGIPTYDAYGLSETSPAITINSPLMGNRLGSVGKPINKTKVVIDRSRTGEDTDDGEIICFGPQCMIGYHKKPEQTKEVIVEQNGMRGVRTGDRGRLDDDGFLFITGRFKEEYKLANGKYIHPDTVELEMKVLPWILNAVITGAGHEYNVGLIVPDMKLLQHLATELDLSVKPEDLFDPSNPAGQKFKELLTAEVQNHLKKTVGSYEIPRKFEFILEDFTLDNGMLTQTMKLKRQVVMEKYGKKLEDLYKE; this is translated from the coding sequence ATGGCGATTTTTGAATATGGTGAGTATAGCAGCAAATATGAAGCCCCGGATAACATAGTGGATATTTTTGAAAACAGCGCCTCCCGATATGCAAACAATCTGCTCATGGGCGAGAAAGACGGTACAGGGGTGTATCAATGGGTAACCTACAGTCAAATCGCCGCCCGCGTGAATAATTTGCGGGCGGGACTATCATCGATCGGGGTTAAGGCGGGCGATACCATCGGTATTATCGCCAATAACCGGAAGGAATGGTTAATCGGCGAAATAGCCACTCAGGGCCTGGGCGCCGCATACGTGCCCATGTATGAAAAAGAATTGGTTTCGATGTGGAAGTATATTATCAAAGATGCCGAGATCAAGATCCTTTTTGTATCCAAACCTGAAATTCTGGAAAAGGTAAAAGATTTTCCTGCCGAAATCCCCACGCTGAAACAAATCTTTCTGATTGAAGGTTCAGGGGAAAACACCATGGCGGCATTAGAGAAAAAAGGAGCGGAAAAACCCGTTCCTTCTATTCATCCTAAATACAGTGATGTTGCCGTGCTCATCTATACTTCGGGAACAACAGGCGAACCCAAAGGTGTTCTGCTTTCTCATGGCAATCTGGCGGAGAATGTTAAAGCGGGCCTGGCCTGGTTTCTAAACCTGACTGAAAAAAGCCGGTGCATCTCCATGCTGCCCTGGGCGCACTCATTCGGAATTACGGCAGATTTACACGCATTTATCCTGAGAGGCGGCTCTATCGGCATTATGGGGTCGGTCGAGACCTTGATTGATGATTTGCCCAAAATCCAGCCTACCTTTATGATCACCGTACCCCGCATCTTCAATAAGGTCTACAATGGGGTCTGGGCCAGAATGAGGGAAGAAGGCGGGTTGAAACTGAAGCTCTTTGAAGCGGCACTGGCAGCAGCCAAACTCAAACGGGAAACAGGCAAAGCGGGTTTAAAATACAAAATTCTGGATACGATTGTCCTGAAAAAGATTCGCGCCCGCTTCGGAGGGTGCCTGGAAAACGCGGTCACCGGCAGCGCCCCCATGAACGTGGAAATTGCCAAATTCTTCATCGATGTGGGAATTCCGACCTATGATGCCTACGGCTTGAGTGAAACGTCTCCGGCCATTACCATCAACTCCCCTTTAATGGGAAATCGCCTGGGATCGGTCGGCAAACCGATTAATAAAACCAAAGTCGTGATTGATCGTTCGCGGACAGGCGAAGACACTGATGACGGCGAAATTATCTGTTTCGGCCCCCAATGCATGATCGGGTACCACAAAAAACCGGAACAAACCAAAGAGGTGATTGTGGAGCAAAACGGCATGCGCGGGGTGCGCACCGGAGACCGGGGACGGCTGGATGATGATGGATTCTTGTTCATCACCGGCCGGTTCAAGGAAGAATACAAACTGGCCAACGGCAAATACATCCATCCGGATACCGTTGAACTGGAAATGAAGGTTTTGCCCTGGATTTTAAACGCAGTCATCACCGGGGCGGGACATGAATACAATGTGGGATTAATTGTACCCGACATGAAACTGCTGCAACATTTGGCTACTGAGCTGGACCTGTCCGTCAAGCCTGAAGATCTTTTTGATCCTTCTAATCCCGCGGGACAGAAATTCAAGGAGCTTTTAACTGCCGAGGTCCAGAACCATCTCAAGAAAACGGTAGGATCCTATGAAATTCCCCGTAAATTCGAGTTTATCCTGGAAGATTTCACGCTGGATAACGGCATGCTCACTCAAACCATGAAACTCAAACGTCAGGTGGTCATGGAAAAATACGGGAAGAAATTGGAAGATCTCTACAAAGAATAA
- a CDS encoding cytoplasmic protein — translation MLEAEVKMMAVGRALRREDNVIHLTYEDMIMIKKEIIQRNPLLNLGFDDEYILPNGGFGAVLAHAGLGKTALLVQMALHAMMNERPVLHVSLNDAVSKVDVWYRELFNDMASKYDSAEVTEYWESILNYRFIMTFRVEGFSVPKLEERLTDLMQQNIFKPYAVILDGLKFDESGRGLLLELKELAKKYSMRIWFTVHTHRHEPPKEDGLPLSFLHVEDLFDVLVQLAAKGPEVYLKALKGQSPNAKQDALLLDPATMLIKE, via the coding sequence ATGCTGGAGGCTGAAGTAAAGATGATGGCGGTTGGCAGAGCGTTAAGACGGGAAGACAATGTTATCCATTTAACTTATGAGGATATGATCATGATCAAAAAAGAAATCATTCAACGCAATCCGCTTTTGAATCTGGGATTCGACGACGAATATATTTTGCCTAACGGCGGTTTTGGCGCAGTCTTGGCGCATGCCGGACTGGGTAAGACCGCTTTACTGGTTCAGATGGCGCTGCATGCCATGATGAATGAGCGGCCTGTTTTGCATGTCAGTTTGAATGATGCTGTCAGCAAGGTGGATGTCTGGTATCGCGAATTATTCAACGACATGGCGTCAAAATATGATTCTGCAGAAGTTACCGAGTATTGGGAGAGCATTCTCAATTATCGTTTCATTATGACTTTTCGCGTTGAGGGTTTCAGCGTTCCGAAACTTGAAGAAAGACTGACTGATCTGATGCAGCAGAATATTTTCAAGCCCTATGCCGTTATTCTCGACGGCTTGAAGTTTGATGAATCCGGACGTGGTCTGCTTCTTGAACTGAAAGAATTGGCGAAAAAGTATTCCATGCGCATCTGGTTCACGGTTCACACGCATCGCCATGAACCACCCAAGGAAGATGGATTGCCCCTTTCTTTTCTGCATGTGGAAGATTTATTCGATGTGCTGGTACAGTTGGCGGCCAAAGGTCCGGAAGTATACCTCAAGGCCCTGAAAGGTCAGTCGCCCAACGCGAAACAGGATGCGTTGCTGTTGGATCCGGCAACGATGCTGATCAAAGAATAG
- a CDS encoding elongation factor G — protein sequence MKFDDQKIRNIGISAHIDSGKTTLSERILFYTKRIHAIHDVKGKDGVGATMDSMDLEKERGITIASAATYCEWKGHEINIIDTPGHVDFTIEVERSLRVLDGAILVLCSVGGVQSQSITVDHQMKRYKVPCIAFVNKCDRSGANPFRVIEQLRSKLGHNAVAMQIPIGLETELQGVVDLVGMKAMYFDGDNGEDIRIEAIPEQLLDEARTKREELVEAASLFSDELTETILEEKEITSEMLYAAVRKGTLKRELTPVYMGSAYKNKAVQPLLDGVTYLLPTPSEVENIALDMDNNEEPVVLTSDSEKPIVALAFKLEDGQYGQLTYIRVYEGTVEKGSTIVNVRNGKKVKVGRVVRMHADQMEEVDYLRAGYIGALFGIECSSGDTFVSPGINMTMTSMYVPKPVISLAIVPKDNKSQMAMSKALNRFSKEDPTFKTYVDHETNETIIEGMGELHLDIYVERMKREYNAEVTTGNPRVAYRETITQRADFNYTHKKQTGGSGQFGRIAGWIEPISDAEFVFENKIFGGSIPTQYIPACEKGFKQSMAKGPKLEFPITGVKVVINDGASHAVDSSDMAFQAAARGAFKEAYLRAKPVVHEPIMKVVVESPVEFQGSVMGLLNQRRGMIIGSQDEGVMCVIEAQVPLGEMFGFSTILRSSTQGKAQFTMEFALYRQVPQSIAEKIALEVAQNKKTAA from the coding sequence ATGAAGTTCGACGATCAGAAAATACGCAATATCGGGATCAGTGCGCATATCGATTCCGGCAAAACCACGCTCAGTGAGCGGATTCTTTTTTACACGAAAAGAATTCATGCCATCCATGATGTGAAAGGCAAAGACGGCGTAGGTGCGACCATGGATTCCATGGACCTGGAAAAAGAAAGAGGCATTACCATCGCATCGGCCGCGACCTATTGCGAATGGAAAGGGCATGAAATTAATATCATTGATACGCCCGGCCACGTCGATTTCACGATTGAAGTAGAAAGATCCCTGCGTGTTCTGGACGGTGCGATCCTCGTTTTATGTTCAGTGGGCGGTGTGCAGTCGCAGTCCATTACCGTTGATCATCAGATGAAGCGTTATAAAGTCCCCTGCATTGCTTTCGTCAACAAATGCGACCGCAGCGGCGCCAATCCTTTCCGTGTAATCGAGCAATTGCGCTCCAAACTGGGTCATAACGCCGTTGCCATGCAGATTCCTATCGGACTGGAAACGGAACTTCAGGGTGTGGTCGATCTGGTGGGCATGAAAGCGATGTATTTTGACGGCGATAACGGTGAAGATATTCGCATTGAAGCCATTCCGGAACAACTCCTCGATGAAGCCAGAACGAAACGGGAAGAACTCGTTGAAGCCGCGTCCCTGTTTTCCGACGAACTGACGGAAACCATTCTGGAGGAAAAAGAAATTACTTCGGAAATGCTTTATGCCGCCGTTCGCAAAGGAACATTAAAAAGAGAACTCACCCCGGTTTACATGGGGTCGGCCTATAAAAACAAAGCGGTTCAGCCGCTGCTCGATGGTGTGACCTATCTTTTGCCCACGCCATCCGAAGTAGAAAATATCGCCCTCGATATGGATAATAATGAAGAACCGGTTGTATTGACGAGCGATTCGGAAAAACCGATTGTCGCGCTGGCGTTTAAACTGGAAGACGGCCAGTATGGCCAGTTAACCTACATTCGCGTATACGAAGGAACAGTGGAAAAAGGTTCTACGATCGTCAATGTACGCAACGGAAAAAAAGTTAAGGTTGGCCGCGTCGTGAGGATGCACGCCGATCAGATGGAAGAAGTCGATTATCTGCGGGCCGGTTACATCGGCGCTTTATTCGGCATCGAATGCTCGTCAGGCGACACGTTTGTATCGCCGGGCATCAACATGACCATGACCTCCATGTATGTGCCCAAGCCGGTTATCTCGCTGGCGATTGTGCCGAAAGACAACAAGTCGCAAATGGCCATGTCGAAGGCCCTTAATCGATTCTCGAAGGAAGACCCGACCTTCAAAACGTACGTTGATCACGAAACCAACGAAACCATTATCGAAGGGATGGGCGAACTGCATCTGGATATTTACGTGGAGAGAATGAAGCGTGAATACAATGCGGAAGTGACCACAGGCAACCCGCGCGTGGCTTACCGTGAAACCATCACCCAGCGGGCGGATTTCAACTACACGCATAAAAAGCAAACCGGTGGTTCCGGACAGTTCGGGCGGATTGCCGGCTGGATCGAACCGATCAGTGATGCGGAATTTGTTTTTGAAAACAAAATATTCGGCGGTTCCATTCCCACGCAATATATTCCGGCCTGCGAAAAAGGTTTTAAACAGAGCATGGCCAAAGGACCCAAACTCGAGTTCCCGATTACCGGTGTTAAAGTCGTCATCAATGACGGCGCTTCCCACGCGGTGGATTCTTCGGACATGGCTTTCCAGGCGGCCGCCCGCGGCGCTTTCAAAGAAGCATATCTCAGGGCCAAACCGGTTGTTCATGAACCGATTATGAAAGTTGTTGTGGAATCACCGGTTGAATTTCAAGGGTCCGTGATGGGGCTTCTGAATCAACGCCGCGGCATGATTATCGGTTCTCAGGACGAGGGTGTGATGTGCGTGATTGAAGCTCAGGTCCCATTGGGGGAAATGTTCGGTTTTTCTACCATCCTGCGTTCATCTACGCAGGGCAAAGCGCAGTTTACGATGGAGTTTGCTCTTTATCGTCAGGTGCCGCAGTCGATTGCGGAAAAGATTGCTCTGGAAGTGGCTCAAAACAAGAAAACGGCAGCATAA
- a CDS encoding ABC transporter: MIELSNLSKDYGTTLAVNDLSLDVAAGEIYGFIGPNGAGKTTTIRMMGGIIEPTAGNITIAGIDLKKDPVAAKKIIGFVPDRPFLYEKLTGMEFLKFIADLYNVDTRTLSRRSEELLKQFALWEWANEIIEAYSHGMKQRLIIAAALLHDPKVLVIDEPMVGLDPQAVHMVRDILKGLARQNVTVFVSTHTLSLAEDLCDRIGVIHKGTLLAQGTVAELNRAAQTGEAKLEEVFLTLVREA, translated from the coding sequence ATGATTGAACTTAGCAACCTGTCCAAAGATTACGGTACGACGCTGGCCGTCAATGATTTGAGCCTGGATGTGGCAGCAGGAGAAATTTATGGATTCATCGGTCCCAACGGCGCGGGTAAAACCACGACGATCCGCATGATGGGCGGTATTATCGAGCCGACGGCCGGAAACATCACCATTGCCGGAATCGATTTAAAAAAAGACCCGGTTGCCGCAAAAAAGATCATCGGCTTCGTGCCGGACAGGCCTTTTTTATATGAGAAGCTGACCGGCATGGAGTTTCTTAAATTCATCGCTGATTTATACAACGTGGATACGCGGACGCTCTCCCGCAGATCGGAGGAGCTTTTAAAACAATTCGCCCTGTGGGAGTGGGCCAATGAAATCATTGAAGCCTATTCGCACGGGATGAAGCAAAGACTGATTATCGCCGCGGCGCTGCTCCATGATCCCAAAGTGCTGGTCATCGACGAGCCAATGGTCGGGCTTGACCCTCAGGCCGTGCACATGGTCAGGGATATTCTTAAAGGGCTGGCCCGGCAAAATGTCACCGTTTTTGTTTCCACGCATACCTTAAGCCTTGCGGAAGATTTGTGTGATAGAATCGGCGTCATCCACAAAGGAACACTGCTGGCACAGGGCACCGTTGCCGAGTTGAACAGGGCCGCTCAGACCGGCGAAGCCAAACTGGAAGAAGTATTTTTAACTTTGGTTCGGGAAGCATAA
- the fusA gene encoding elongation factor G codes for MAKYESKALRNLAVIGHGGTGKTSLCESLLFVSGKNERLGRVDDGSSTMDYEPEEQKKHVSISSAANFVEWDKHKINIVDTPGDSNFTFDIKCSLSIVDNAVVVIDSVGGVEFQTQKVWEMADEYSLPRIIFINRMDRERADFNKVLDSIKTKLKKKTTPVCLPIGSEDKFQGIVDLLTMKAYTFTDNKGIGKASDIPADLMDEANLMRSSMVEDIAEADEELMNKYLEAGELSTEEIKSGLRKGVISGSIIPVICGSAAKGIGITMLMDLAVGSFASPVDRGPVKGTKPGTNSAEERKPSEDEAFSAIVFKTIADPYAGRLTLFRVYSGKLNSDTAVYNSSRKITEKFGHIFFLEGKNQKQAEVLIPGDIAGVAKLKETVTGDTLCNEKSPIVFAKVAVPPPIMSFAVEPKSRGDEDKIASSIHRLTEEDPTIVFSRNVQTKEMILSGMGQVHIEVNVEKMKRKFGVEVNLNTPKVPYFETIKGKTNVQGRYKKQSGGRGQFGDCTIDIEPMPRGGGYEFLDKIVGGVIPGQYRPAVDKGIQEAAAKGVIAGYPVVDFRISLVFGSYHTVDSSEMAFKIAGSMAFQKGIMECQPILLEPIVNIAIEVPDEYMGDVIGDLNSRRGRVLGMDTNGTNQVIKGQVPLAEILKYAPDLRSMTSGRGNFTYTDSHYEEVPSYIADKIIAESKKEAEE; via the coding sequence ATGGCAAAGTACGAATCCAAAGCTCTCAGAAATCTGGCCGTCATCGGCCACGGCGGCACAGGTAAAACCTCCCTTTGTGAATCACTCTTATTTGTTTCCGGTAAAAATGAACGGCTGGGCCGCGTAGACGATGGCTCGTCCACCATGGACTATGAACCGGAAGAACAGAAAAAGCATGTTTCCATTTCCTCTGCTGCCAATTTTGTCGAATGGGATAAGCATAAAATCAATATCGTGGATACCCCGGGCGACTCCAATTTCACCTTTGACATTAAATGTTCATTAAGCATCGTGGATAATGCAGTCGTCGTGATCGATTCCGTCGGCGGCGTGGAATTCCAGACACAAAAAGTCTGGGAGATGGCCGATGAATATTCTCTTCCTCGCATCATTTTCATCAATCGCATGGATCGTGAACGTGCGGATTTCAATAAAGTGCTGGATAGCATCAAAACAAAGCTCAAAAAGAAAACAACCCCCGTCTGCCTGCCCATCGGATCGGAAGATAAATTTCAGGGCATTGTCGATCTCCTGACCATGAAAGCTTATACTTTTACCGATAATAAAGGCATCGGCAAGGCGTCTGATATTCCGGCGGATCTGATGGATGAAGCCAACCTGATGCGCAGTTCCATGGTTGAAGACATCGCGGAAGCCGATGAAGAATTGATGAACAAGTATCTGGAAGCCGGTGAGCTTTCCACTGAAGAAATCAAATCCGGTCTGAGAAAAGGCGTCATTTCGGGAAGCATTATCCCCGTCATTTGCGGTTCGGCCGCCAAAGGCATCGGCATCACGATGCTGATGGATCTGGCAGTCGGTTCTTTCGCGTCACCCGTTGACCGTGGCCCCGTCAAAGGAACAAAACCGGGCACGAACAGCGCGGAAGAAAGAAAACCGTCGGAAGATGAAGCTTTCTCGGCCATCGTCTTCAAGACCATTGCCGATCCCTACGCGGGCCGGCTGACCTTGTTCAGGGTTTATTCCGGCAAACTTAATTCCGATACAGCCGTGTATAACTCTTCGAGAAAAATTACGGAAAAATTCGGCCATATCTTCTTTCTGGAAGGCAAAAATCAGAAACAGGCGGAAGTGCTTATTCCCGGGGATATCGCGGGCGTCGCCAAATTGAAGGAAACGGTCACCGGCGATACACTGTGCAACGAAAAATCCCCGATCGTCTTTGCCAAAGTTGCTGTTCCTCCGCCGATCATGTCTTTTGCGGTTGAACCGAAATCCAGAGGCGATGAAGACAAGATCGCCTCTTCCATTCACCGCCTGACGGAAGAAGATCCGACCATTGTCTTCTCCCGCAACGTTCAAACCAAAGAAATGATTCTCTCCGGCATGGGTCAGGTGCATATCGAAGTCAACGTAGAAAAAATGAAAAGAAAATTCGGTGTCGAAGTCAATCTGAACACACCGAAAGTTCCTTACTTTGAAACCATCAAAGGAAAAACCAACGTTCAGGGACGATACAAGAAGCAGTCCGGCGGACGCGGCCAGTTCGGTGATTGTACGATCGATATCGAACCCATGCCGCGCGGCGGAGGTTATGAATTCCTGGATAAAATCGTCGGCGGCGTTATTCCCGGGCAATACCGCCCGGCCGTAGACAAGGGCATCCAGGAAGCAGCGGCTAAAGGCGTTATCGCAGGCTATCCGGTGGTGGATTTCAGGATATCCCTTGTTTTCGGCTCCTATCATACCGTCGATTCTTCAGAAATGGCCTTTAAAATTGCCGGATCGATGGCTTTCCAGAAGGGTATTATGGAATGTCAGCCGATTCTTCTGGAACCCATTGTAAACATCGCGATTGAAGTTCCGGATGAATACATGGGCGATGTCATCGGCGATCTCAACAGCCGCCGGGGACGCGTTCTGGGCATGGATACCAACGGCACCAATCAGGTCATCAAAGGTCAGGTGCCCCTGGCGGAAATTTTGAAGTATGCCCCCGATCTGCGTTCCATGACCAGCGGCCGCGGCAACTTCACTTACACCGATTCGCATTATGAAGAAGTCCCCTCTTATATCGCGGACAAAATTATTGCTGAATCGAAAAAAGAAGCGGAAGAATAA
- a CDS encoding molybdenum cofactor biosynthesis protein — MFNAGIITVSDKGSQGKRQDLSGPAIAEMLAGAAIQIKKTLIIPDEVDQISKAIIQFADMEQLDLILTTGGTGVSPRDLTPDATLQVIDKEVPGMAEAMRIASMKITPHAMISRAVAGIRGRCLIINLPGSPKGAKENLASVLPALKHAIEKIKGDDRDCAASS; from the coding sequence ATGTTTAACGCCGGAATCATCACGGTGAGCGATAAAGGCTCACAGGGCAAACGGCAGGATCTAAGCGGCCCCGCAATCGCAGAAATGCTTGCGGGCGCCGCTATTCAGATTAAGAAAACCCTCATTATCCCCGACGAAGTCGATCAAATATCCAAAGCCATTATCCAATTTGCGGACATGGAACAACTGGATCTGATTTTAACCACTGGCGGGACAGGCGTCAGCCCGCGTGATTTAACGCCGGATGCCACCCTGCAAGTCATCGATAAAGAAGTGCCCGGCATGGCCGAAGCTATGCGGATCGCCAGCATGAAAATAACCCCGCATGCCATGATTTCACGGGCCGTAGCCGGCATTCGCGGCCGGTGTCTGATCATCAATCTCCCCGGCAGCCCCAAAGGCGCCAAGGAAAATCTCGCCTCGGTCTTACCGGCGCTCAAACACGCCATCGAAAAAATTAAAGGCGACGACCGCGACTGTGCCGCATCTTCATAA
- a CDS encoding HIT family hydrolase — protein sequence METLFAPWRMEYLVCEKQDGCVFCKCSTRCNDYIVFEGETCFVMLNRYPYVNGHLMIIPQRHLGDITELTSAERMEMFTLLDISVKVLREAMNPQGFNTGMNLGKAAGAGIAEHVHLHIIPRWEGDTNFVSVVANVRVIPEDLATTAANLAPLFKKYAQEVLTP from the coding sequence ATGGAAACATTGTTTGCGCCGTGGCGAATGGAGTATCTCGTGTGTGAAAAGCAGGATGGTTGCGTATTTTGTAAATGTTCAACAAGGTGTAATGACTACATCGTATTTGAAGGGGAGACCTGTTTTGTGATGCTCAACCGGTATCCCTATGTCAACGGTCATTTGATGATCATTCCCCAGCGGCATCTGGGTGACATTACTGAGTTGACCTCTGCGGAACGCATGGAAATGTTCACCTTGTTGGATATATCCGTTAAGGTGCTGAGGGAAGCCATGAATCCGCAGGGTTTTAATACCGGCATGAATTTAGGGAAAGCGGCGGGTGCGGGTATTGCCGAGCATGTCCATCTTCATATCATCCCGCGCTGGGAAGGTGACACCAATTTTGTAAGTGTCGTCGCTAATGTCCGTGTTATCCCGGAGGATCTGGCGACAACCGCCGCAAACCTTGCGCCTCTCTTTAAAAAATATGCTCAGGAGGTTCTAACGCCATGA